The DNA region GCCCCATCACCCCCAACCTGTCCCGCTCCTTACGGCTCATCTCCAGTATCCCCTCTCTCATTTCCACCCCCTTGTCGGGGGCTATTATAGGGGACATTTCTACTTTGGCAGATAGGGGACATTATCATTTTGGTATGACATCAAGCTGGCGATATGATGGAGCCCCACGAGCGCGCGGTTCCTTACCTAATAGCGGCTTTCCACCACGCTCTTGCGCAGAGTAGACGTGATAGAATGCTCCGGGAAATTGTATTCCTATTCTCATTTGTAAAGAGGAAAGATTTGCCACCGATGTCATATTGAAAGTTTATTCCACATAGTATTTGATTTTCGTCTGCCTTTTTGTTTGAATGTCCCTTGCCCTTCGAAGGGGCTTATACACCGCAAAGGAGGTCGCAATGCTCAGAGAACCACCGGAGAAAGTATCACAGGAGAAAATCACATTTGACGTGCGCGAGCTCGAGCCGCTGCTCAGCCCGCCACCCTCCACGATGCCCCCCTACGAGCCGAGCTGCGTGAAACTCAAGGACGGTTCGGAGATGCTGATCCGCGAAGCCCGGCGGGAAGAGGTCCCAAAGATGCTTGAGTTCATCAAGAAGATGCTCGACGTTGACCACGACTTCTACGACATCGTCGGCGTGAGGGTCTACGCGGAGATTCTGGGCTGGTACAGGAACAGGCTGAAAGACCCCTATCAACTCCTCGGCCTCATCAACGGGGAGTGGGTCGGCTTCGCGAACGGGCGCATGTGGAATGATGATATCTCGATCAGCCTTCACTCCCTCGCCATGAAACGCGGTCTCAGGATAGGCGCCATCATGTACTACGCCAAGGCCGAGTATGCCTTTGAAGTCCTTGGGCAAAAAGAGTGGTGGGCGACGTATGAGAGCTACAACGGCTTCAAGCGCTGGGCAATCGGGATGGCACAGCCGTCGTACCCCTGGCCCGAGTACCAGCACGAGCTCGGCGGATCACGCGTCTTTTACATGACGAAGAAATACTGGGACACGGTCGTGAAAAAGTATCTCCTCGATCTCATCGGCGGGACGCTGAAGCGCCCCGTGGCGGCGAAGCTCCTCAAGGCGAACGAGAAGATGACGCTGCCGAAAGAGGTTGAGGTATAAGCCAGCCTGTAGTCCGGCAAGAAATCGCCCCTTCAGAGATGGAGGGGCAACTTTCTAAAATCCCAAATCCCAAGACCCAAATCCCAAAAAAGAGGATCCTATTTTCCGGCCCTATCCCTCGCGGCAATAATCCTGATCGCCTCGACAGCCGTCTTTATCATCTCCTCGATCCCTACCTTCTTGACAATCATCTCTCCCGTGATGGTGGAGCCGATGACCGCGAGGATTTCCGCTGCCCTGAGCCTTCTGAATGAGGAGATCACGAAGATTGCAGACGACTCCATCGAGCTCGCCAGCACGTTCGCCTTCTGCCAGGTTTTCCACCTGGCGCGGATCTCGTCGTACTGCGGCAGGCGCGGGTCGTCCTCCTCGGTGAAAAAGGCGTCCTTGGTCTGCGTGATGCCCAGGTGCGTCTTGTAGCCGAGCTTTTTGGCCGCTTCCCAGAGCGCCATGGTGAGTTGAAAATCGGCAACGGCGGGGTAGTTGAGCGGTACGTACTGGAGGGAGGTCCCGTCCTCCCGGACGGTGGCCGTGGAGATGACGAGGTCACCGAGGCCGACGTTCGTCTGGAGGCCGCCTGCCGTCCCGACCCTGATAAAGGTGTCAGCCCCGATGCGTGCGAGTTCCTCCACGGCGATCGCCGCGGAGGGGCAGCCGATCCCGGTGGACGTCACCGACACTTTGATGCCGCCCACCTCTCCCGTGTATGTGGTGTATTCCCTGTTCTGCGCCACCTTCTCGGCCCTATCCAGAAAACCCGCGATCAGGGGGACGCGCCCCGGGTCGCCGGGGAGCAGCACGTACCGCCCGACATCCCCCTTCGCCAGTTGTATGTGATATTGCTTTTCTGACATTGCTTCCCCCCTGCCTCGTGAGGCATTACATACATGGGCTTGATAAAACTTGTCCTGAGCGAAGCCGAAGGATCAAGCCCCTACATCAGCAAAAAATCCGCCCCATCCGCACAATCCGCGGTCATACACTCCTAGCTCATATCGAATGCCACGATCCGGCAAATTGATGACTCCCCCCCGACCCAGCGCCAGGGGAAGCAGCCGATGACCATCCGGCGGTTGAGCACCTTGTCGATGTCTCCCCCCAGATTTTCAGCGTGTATGATATCAAGCGGGAACAGGTCAATGTGCATGAGCTGGTAGTGGTCGGGAGGAAACATTTCGTCGATCGTCTTTTTGAACCTCTTTTTGAAATAAATCTCGCATTCTGCCGCTTGCTTCGGCATCCACTCGCGAATCTTCGTGTTCATCGGGTGGTCAGCGGAGCCGCAGTCAACGCCGATCCATTTGATCTTCATTTTCTTGCACCAGTTCGCAAACTCCCGCTGCGGTCCTGGGTGTTTAACCATGTAGCGCACCTCATCCGCCTCAGGCTGGTCCCATGAGTATTTGTGATAGCCGGTGTTGATGACGAGGATATCTCCCTCTTTTACCTCCACGCGGTTGGTGATATCCTTTGAGGTGTAAATGCCGTAGTCCTCGGCGATATCACTCAGGTCGACGATCGCCCCTTCGCTCACGAGCTCCTCGAGCGGGATGGACGCGACGTCGCGCCCGTGCGTGCAGAAGTGGAGCGACCCATCGAGGTGGGTGCCCACATGGTTGCTGTGCGTCACCAGCTGGCCGTTCGCGCCGTTCGGCGCCAGGCGCTTGAAGAACTTCACCTGGAGCGGCTCATACGTCGGCCATGCCGGAGTGAGATCGCTCAGCGGCTGCGTGAGATCGTACATTTTGAATTTCACAATTTACCTCCGTGACTCGTTTCCCGTGCCTCGTTTCTCGTGACCCGTCTAAGCTTACTGTGTCAATCTACGCGCCACGAGCGACAAGCGAGTCTTTGCAATTTCATATCCAAGGGCCATGCCATAAATCAGATCCACCCCCGACGTGGCGCCATATTCTAGCACCCGCTCGCTCGCTCTTTCCACCCTTTTCTCATCAATGGCGAAAATCGCTTCCAGCAGCTCCTTCACCCGCTCCGCGAACCGCCCGCGCCCCGCCGCAGAGAGGAAATGAGCCGATACCGGCGTCGTTCGCTCCGCCGGCGATTTCATCACCTCCCCGAGCCGGGTGATCATCCTCCGGGCATACGCCTCCAGGAATGGAACACGCCGCGCGCCACACAGGAAACCCACCAGCCCCACGAGCAGGTCGTCGCACGAGGGCGTGAGCCCCTCCCCCAGCCCGATGATCCGCTGCGCCGCTTCTCTAACTTTTATCTCGCAGCCCCTCGTGAGGGCGGCTGCGAGCGCGTACACCTTCTCATGTACCACGAGCGCGGTGTCAGATATCTGCGGGTTCTGTCTCTGGCGTCCATGGCTGCAGCGATCTTCGAGCCTGCCGATGAGCGAGCCGAGGACGCCGCGAGCGCGCGATTTAGCGATCTCACGTGCGATTTTCAAACAGGTTTCCAGTTCGCCCAAGCGATGCGTTCCCGTCGGCGCGAAGGAAGGATCCCATGTAGCCGCACGAACCGCCTCGACAATGATCCTCTCTTCCCCAATCTTCACCAGCCCCTTCTCGCATTCGAATCGCTCGTCGGGATAAAAAGATGGATATCCGTTCTTCAGGGAGCCCTCATGCTCAACGAGAATAAATCCCGGCCCATTGCCGACATCCATGTGTGCGATGACAAGCATTGCTCCCTTGAGCGTTCGTAGATATACCACGCGGTCATAGACCGCGAATGTCGCGCCCGTGACCCTTCCTCTGAGGAGCACGTCTCTGAGCTCTCTATCAATTGATAATGCTCTCAGGCGCATATGATCACCATGATAGCATATGGCTTCTCTCTCATCTTGTAAGAAGAGCGTGACCGGAGCGGACCCAGGATCTCACCTATGCCGGAGCGCACCCACGCCGCTGTTGACATGCCTACGCAACATGCTATCGTAATAGCAGTTTCAGACCTTCAACCGCAACAAGGAGGATTTTTATGAACGTGAAGAAGCTCATGGTTCTCCCTCTTGCGCTTCTCATCTTCGCGTGGGGGGCTCAGGGCCTTTCACCTGTCCTGGCGCAGGAGAGCGGTCAAAAAGTCAAGGTTGCCCCGGCAGCCGGGCAACCCAAACAGGAGAGTGTGACGGCACCCGCAGCAACGCAGGTTCAAGAGCGGGCGCCTATGGAAAAGGTCGGCCATGCCGGCGCGACATTCGGGAAGGGCACGGGAAACTTCTTCGCGAAATTCGGGAAGGGCTCCGGCAGATTCTTCAAGAACGCCGGTGTCGGAACGGGCCGCTTCTTCAAGCGGATCTTCGCCGGGAAATAATTTCTCAATTCTTCAGTCCAGAGCGCGGCACGCGTCTCGGATAACACCGGATCCTGTTCCACCGGAGCTCTGGGGTCAGGTACTATTGCTGTAGGCCCGCGAAAGTCGGGCCTCTTCGGCACATTGCCAAGGCCGGTACCCTTCCACTTCCAACTGCACAGCCATGCCGATGAAGGTACGAATCAGTACGATCAGGACGTTCTTCAGTGTGAGCGCAATGACAACCGTTCGAATAATATCGCCGGCGATGAGGAACTCAAGCCCCCGCAGGATGGCCCGTCCCCAATCTTACCGGTAGAACTGATACGATTTGCCGGTCTCCTCCTGCCGACGAACAAGGAAGCGGCCGGTGGCGAGGAGCGCGCCTTAACGCGTCGCCTTGAGCTCCTTGTTCGATTCCGTTTTCGTCAACATGATAGTGTGCCAGTTTTATCATTAGCTAAAAGGAGGTTGTAAACAGTTATGGGTTTGTCATGATGTTTACCTTCATATGTTAAACCGAATCCTTTGAAGGAGCCTTGATCAGATCTCCATTTTTTGAGAACCTTTAGAACCTCTTTAGAAGAACCAAGTTGATTGATAAATTGTGACGCATATTTTGAGGGTGGAATCCCTGTCTCAAGATGCGACTTTTTTATTGCATGTATCGCCAAACCGGTTTGATATTCACCTTTTTCATCTATATTCTCTTTCGTGATGAAACAACTGTAGATCCCTTTTTTGAATTCGCTCTTGAAATGCCAACCATCAGGTACAAGAAAGATGCCTTTGATATCCTCAATGTGCTTCCAGGAAAAACCCTTGGGGGCAGATGGCCGCTTGCTTTGTCCTGCAAGGCATAAAGATATGGGCACAATGACAAATAATGCCATGAATTTTCTGAACATTTTCGTACAAGTCCCCTTTCTTTATTAATGGATTTACTTTCTAACGACGGAATTGAGCGGCAATCCCGCTGAGCGGGACGCGGGGAGGAGCGAACGCCCGCGCATCCGCGCCGGCAAGGCGAAGCCCCGCAGGGGGCGCCCGCTCGAATGACTTGTTCGCGCCGCCAGGCGCGGCAAGTCATGAGAGCTTGCTCAATTTCGTCGTTCGCGCCGCTTTGGCGGCGCGCGAACGTGAAGCTCACCTGCCCCGCCTCTGCGGGGTCAGGTGCAGCGACTTGATAGGCTTTACCTAGTATTTCTGCCTGCCTTTTTGGTCTCTTTAGGTGCTTTAATAGTTGCAGACCATCTACCTGATTCTGGAGGAGCATATTCAGCTTCGAGGAACAAACTGCCATCAGTTTGTGGAGTCAATTTTACTTTGGAAAATTTTGACCAATCGAAATTCAAACCCTTTCTTTCAGTGAATGCACGAAGTTCCTCTTCGTTGTTAGGCCACCTATTGTTCTCTATCCAATAACGGTTGTTATGCAAAACAAGCGTAGTGAATTCGGTACCATGCTTAAAAATGTTACATGAAGTTAAAGCTAAACTAATCAAAAGTCCAATTGATATAAATAACATTCTAATGTCCTTCATTTCTTATCACCTCCTTAAGAAGTATAACATAAAGCTCACACATAAGTTTCCCAGGCGTTTTCGTTAATTCTTTCGCCAGCAGTAAGATGAGATGAAGAATGTCCAGGACATTCCCGGTTATAACTCTTTAGCATGGGAAAAATAAGGAAAATGTCTGCGATAGCACCCTTGTGTTATCCGATGGCCACTGGACGATACTCGCCGAAACCGGGCGGCATCCAGCGCATGCGGGTCGGGATGATTTCGATGAGCACGAACTCCGGGTTATTCTCGTCCGTGAAATGTTTTTTCACATTCGGGTTGAGAGCGAGCAGCTCGCGCTTCTTCTCCGGCCCTCCTGAGACGTCCGCGCGCCCCTCCACTCTCAATTGGTATTTGCGCCCGTCCACGAAACAGATCTCCACTCGCGGGTTCCGTGCGAGCTCTTGCACCTTGCCGCTCCGTTTGAAGGTGGAACTCAACAGCCTGAAATCATCGGTGACCACGAACGCCATCGGACGCACCCGCGGCTGCCCCTCAACGTCGGTGGCCAGAACCCCATAGCCCGCCCCTCTGATAATCTCCATCGCCTCACATGCCGTCATGTGCTCCCCCTCTTTCATTTAGTTTATTGTTATTTTTTATCTAATTTCTCTGTTAATAGTTCAAGTCATGGATTTCGGCCGTCATCCTCTCCGTGTCGAGAATGGCGACGGTGCACCGCCCCGTGAGCCAGCCGCCGCATTCTCCCGGATTGACCACGAGCGTCTTCCCTTTCCGGACCACCACTTCGTGCGTGTGACCGTACACGATGAGGTCATAGGCGCCGCTCGCCGCGAGGGCGTCAAGCATGTCGGGGACATGGATCAGCAGCACCCGCTTGCCGCCGAGCTCCCCCTCCCACTTCCGCTCGTGGATTTCGCCGATCCCCTTTAACTTCTCCCTCAGAAAGAACTTCTCGCCGTCGTTGTTCCCGAAGACGGCGATGAGCGGCATCTTTAACTTCGCGAACTCCTTCGCGGTGATCGGCGAGATGATATCACCCGCGTGCAGGACTACCGCCACCCCCTCACGGTTGAAAAGCTCAACCGCCTTCGCGATCGCAGGCATGTTCTCGTGTGAATCAGCCATCAACCCGAGCTTCATAATTACATCCCCATCAAAGCGCCACGCTAGAAGTCCAGGATGTTCTCAAACGACTTCTCATCATACTCGTGGATCATGGGTATGTTCGTCACGTCCCTCGCGAGCGGAGTGAGCGAGGCGAGGTCTTCTCTGCTTATCAGGTCGAGCCTGAACTTCTTGCAGCCCGCGATGAGCTGTTGGAGCCCCACCCTGATCCTGTCGAAGTAGGTATAGACGCCCACTGCGGCCCAGGGGAGCTCTTTGCCGATCGCCTTGCCGAATCGTGATTTCAACTCGGTCATGGTGATGAAGAATTTCGCCGGATCGTCGCTGTACCTATCCCTGAAGGCGTGCGGGAGATCCTCTGCCTCGGCGAGCTTGGTAAAATAGTCCGCTTTCATCGCCGCGGTAATCGGCGCCCGCGCCATTGCGACCCCCTTCACCACGGGTCCCTCACCGTAGTTGCTCATGGCGATGGCCTTAAAGATCTGGGTTTCGTTGATGAACCCGCCCGCGATGACGATATCCGGGATATACTTTTTCCGTTTCTTGAGAATCCGGACCGCGTCGAGCACAATGGATTCAAGATAGATCGTCGGCGTTGAGCACTCCTGCATCATCGGCACCGGTGACATCCCGGTGCCGCCGCCCGCGCCGTCAAGGGTGAGTAGATCGACCTTCGCCGCGGACGCGCACTTCAAAATGAACGCTATGGCATAGGGGTTCGGAGAACCTGTCTTCAAGAATACCTTTTTCGCGCCCTCGCTCCTGAGCCACTGGATGTCCTCGACAAACCCCTTCCACTCGGGCATCCCCACTCGCGAATGGCGCTCGAAGGTGTCGAACACCTTTTTCCTGAAGGCCTCCTCTACCGCCGGATCTTCCGGATCAGGGATGACCACATAGCCCCGCTTCTTGAGCAGGAGGGCCTTTTCGAGGCTGTGGATCCTCACCTCGCCGCCGATATTCTTCGCCCCCTGCCCCCACTTCCTTTCAATTATGTTCACCCCGAGCTTCCTGATCGCGTACAGCGCCACGCCGCACCGCTGGTCCTCAACGTTTGTCTGCACGCCGATGTCTCCAAACTCACCGTCCCAGAACACGCGATACTGGTCAATGCGGAACCGCAGCTGGGGAGAGTCAACGACCATCCCTTTGGAATCGAATGTGGCCTCCTCATCCATACCGCATACATTTTCCCCTATCACATCAATAACTCCCGAGATAGCCGCTCCCATGGAGAGGCCGAGCCAGTTCCGCCTCGCCACATCGGTCGACCCCAGGCCGGGAATGATCACGGGTATCTTTACCTTGATGCCGCCGAGAGTCTGGGCGACATCGACATTGGGGAAGAGCGCCTTGTCGGGATCTTCCGCAATCCCCTGCGCTCCCCTCACCTCAACCATTATCTGGAGGTCCCTCCAATGAAGGCCGTAATCCTTATTTGAAGCCGCGGTCGATTCTCCAAACCGTTCCGGCTCGGGATACAGGACATCCCTGCCACGGAAGGCGCTTTTCCCTATTTCACAGAGCACCTTGCACTCCCGTATACAGAGAGGGCACATCCCGCTTGATGGGGAAACGTCCCTCACCCTCGCGCTGGTCCCCGTTGTTGAACGCGCGTTTTCCTTCATTTTGTGTGGCTCCTTTCTCTCCTATGGCAAAATAACGTCACACATACTACAATAAGCCTTGTGTTCACGTAAGAATCATTATATCAGTTGGATGCGGTCTTTGGAAAAAATCCTACAGGAGGTATGAGCATGGCCAATCAATATCTTGCCGAATCA from Candidatus Auribacterota bacterium includes:
- a CDS encoding pyridoxamine 5'-phosphate oxidase family protein, whose amino-acid sequence is MTACEAMEIIRGAGYGVLATDVEGQPRVRPMAFVVTDDFRLLSSTFKRSGKVQELARNPRVEICFVDGRKYQLRVEGRADVSGGPEKKRELLALNPNVKKHFTDENNPEFVLIEIIPTRMRWMPPGFGEYRPVAIG
- a CDS encoding cyclase family protein, whose amino-acid sequence is MYDLTQPLSDLTPAWPTYEPLQVKFFKRLAPNGANGQLVTHSNHVGTHLDGSLHFCTHGRDVASIPLEELVSEGAIVDLSDIAEDYGIYTSKDITNRVEVKEGDILVINTGYHKYSWDQPEADEVRYMVKHPGPQREFANWCKKMKIKWIGVDCGSADHPMNTKIREWMPKQAAECEIYFKKRFKKTIDEMFPPDHYQLMHIDLFPLDIIHAENLGGDIDKVLNRRMVIGCFPWRWVGGESSICRIVAFDMS
- a CDS encoding N-acetyltransferase — its product is MLREPPEKVSQEKITFDVRELEPLLSPPPSTMPPYEPSCVKLKDGSEMLIREARREEVPKMLEFIKKMLDVDHDFYDIVGVRVYAEILGWYRNRLKDPYQLLGLINGEWVGFANGRMWNDDISISLHSLAMKRGLRIGAIMYYAKAEYAFEVLGQKEWWATYESYNGFKRWAIGMAQPSYPWPEYQHELGGSRVFYMTKKYWDTVVKKYLLDLIGGTLKRPVAAKLLKANEKMTLPKEVEV
- a CDS encoding metallophosphoesterase translates to MKLGLMADSHENMPAIAKAVELFNREGVAVVLHAGDIISPITAKEFAKLKMPLIAVFGNNDGEKFFLREKLKGIGEIHERKWEGELGGKRVLLIHVPDMLDALAASGAYDLIVYGHTHEVVVRKGKTLVVNPGECGGWLTGRCTVAILDTERMTAEIHDLNY
- a CDS encoding glutamate synthase-related protein; this translates as MKENARSTTGTSARVRDVSPSSGMCPLCIRECKVLCEIGKSAFRGRDVLYPEPERFGESTAASNKDYGLHWRDLQIMVEVRGAQGIAEDPDKALFPNVDVAQTLGGIKVKIPVIIPGLGSTDVARRNWLGLSMGAAISGVIDVIGENVCGMDEEATFDSKGMVVDSPQLRFRIDQYRVFWDGEFGDIGVQTNVEDQRCGVALYAIRKLGVNIIERKWGQGAKNIGGEVRIHSLEKALLLKKRGYVVIPDPEDPAVEEAFRKKVFDTFERHSRVGMPEWKGFVEDIQWLRSEGAKKVFLKTGSPNPYAIAFILKCASAAKVDLLTLDGAGGGTGMSPVPMMQECSTPTIYLESIVLDAVRILKKRKKYIPDIVIAGGFINETQIFKAIAMSNYGEGPVVKGVAMARAPITAAMKADYFTKLAEAEDLPHAFRDRYSDDPAKFFITMTELKSRFGKAIGKELPWAAVGVYTYFDRIRVGLQQLIAGCKKFRLDLISREDLASLTPLARDVTNIPMIHEYDEKSFENILDF
- the udp gene encoding uridine phosphorylase, which gives rise to MSEKQYHIQLAKGDVGRYVLLPGDPGRVPLIAGFLDRAEKVAQNREYTTYTGEVGGIKVSVTSTGIGCPSAAIAVEELARIGADTFIRVGTAGGLQTNVGLGDLVISTATVREDGTSLQYVPLNYPAVADFQLTMALWEAAKKLGYKTHLGITQTKDAFFTEEDDPRLPQYDEIRARWKTWQKANVLASSMESSAIFVISSFRRLRAAEILAVIGSTITGEMIVKKVGIEEMIKTAVEAIRIIAARDRAGK
- a CDS encoding DUF2877 domain-containing protein, encoding MRLRALSIDRELRDVLLRGRVTGATFAVYDRVVYLRTLKGAMLVIAHMDVGNGPGFILVEHEGSLKNGYPSFYPDERFECEKGLVKIGEERIIVEAVRAATWDPSFAPTGTHRLGELETCLKIAREIAKSRARGVLGSLIGRLEDRCSHGRQRQNPQISDTALVVHEKVYALAAALTRGCEIKVREAAQRIIGLGEGLTPSCDDLLVGLVGFLCGARRVPFLEAYARRMITRLGEVMKSPAERTTPVSAHFLSAAGRGRFAERVKELLEAIFAIDEKRVERASERVLEYGATSGVDLIYGMALGYEIAKTRLSLVARRLTQ